In the genome of Arthrobacter sp. D5-1, one region contains:
- a CDS encoding ATP-binding protein — translation MVQNPFKPTAGATPPELVGRAGLLDDFEYGLQQGSGAPGLLTIITGSRGIGKTVMLSEAEGIARNHGWAVISRTATPGFLAGVGDDMLRLLDELGDGPPSRKITAFSAAGFGLTTQLPPERAVDWRRTGNDLLRLLDAKGTGLVITIDEIHAVDRAEIAQLAADVQHFIRDGLPIGLIFAGLPSAVSDLLNEGVATFLRRADRINLHEAAIAEVTASYSELFSQGGISISPDLINQAAEATEGYPFLIQLVGYYLWLEADRAGWKLDVTNVQRGIAAAQRRNTLVVVESALSDISDKDREFLNAMAGQDGPSAAGQIGAILKAKPNVVSKYRNRLIAAGLIESAGYGKVDFAIPGLRQYLRE, via the coding sequence ATGGTGCAGAATCCCTTCAAGCCGACGGCCGGAGCGACGCCTCCTGAGCTGGTCGGACGGGCCGGGCTGCTGGACGATTTCGAGTATGGCCTGCAGCAGGGTTCCGGAGCCCCTGGGCTCTTGACTATCATCACCGGCTCCCGGGGCATCGGCAAGACGGTCATGTTGAGCGAAGCCGAAGGTATCGCCCGGAATCACGGGTGGGCTGTGATTTCCCGGACGGCCACGCCGGGCTTCCTCGCCGGGGTTGGTGATGACATGCTCCGCCTCCTTGATGAACTCGGGGACGGGCCTCCGTCCCGGAAGATCACCGCTTTTTCAGCGGCAGGGTTCGGACTGACGACCCAGCTTCCGCCGGAACGTGCCGTGGACTGGCGCCGGACCGGGAACGACCTGCTGCGCCTGCTGGACGCGAAAGGCACAGGACTCGTCATCACCATCGATGAGATCCATGCCGTCGACAGGGCGGAGATCGCCCAGCTGGCCGCCGACGTCCAGCACTTCATCCGCGACGGGCTGCCCATCGGCCTGATCTTCGCCGGCCTGCCATCAGCCGTGTCGGACCTTCTCAATGAAGGCGTTGCCACCTTCCTGCGTCGGGCCGACAGGATCAATCTTCATGAGGCAGCTATCGCCGAAGTCACCGCCTCGTACAGCGAGCTCTTCAGCCAGGGAGGCATCAGCATCTCCCCCGACCTCATCAACCAGGCCGCCGAAGCAACCGAAGGGTATCCCTTCCTGATCCAACTGGTGGGCTACTATCTCTGGCTGGAAGCCGACAGGGCAGGATGGAAACTCGACGTGACCAACGTTCAGCGTGGAATCGCTGCCGCCCAACGACGAAACACCTTAGTAGTCGTCGAGTCGGCACTGTCGGACATCTCAGACAAAGACCGCGAGTTCCTGAACGCAATGGCCGGCCAGGACGGCCCCTCTGCCGCCGGTCAAATCGGCGCCATCCTCAAAGCCAAACCCAACGTCGTGTCCAAATACCGCAACAGGCTCATCGCCGCGGGCCTGATTGAGTCTGCCGGCTACGGCAAAGTGGACTTCGCAATCCCCGGGCTCCGCCAATACCTCCGCGAGTAG
- a CDS encoding serine hydrolase domain-containing protein, giving the protein MRAFVDQGSVAVVAEVRWPGGTWSRAYGVRNLESKEATTPDDQVFIASITKSMTAVSVMKLVEDGLIGLDDPVNGILDSFTNVLKPPGPITVRQLLGHTSGMRTFRDATEKTDADVPSVIAEDITTQRALELTAQLPWEARDVGSFRYSDSGYMALGQLVEKLRGRPFTEVLREDVIDPLKLEDTALDQAAAAEPGVIRGYITYGGERLDVTESPGVLGSPAYGAISTMSDINDFYAALFRGDLLSKDSLREMTKTEAFPLYGLGLWKWNQDCDDKHRFGGTGGFWTYRTASVASTDGQYQATMTLIPPPMPAPVEDPRTDDKFNLWDDQMVSALQETLDRLCP; this is encoded by the coding sequence ATGCGCGCTTTTGTGGACCAGGGCTCTGTTGCAGTGGTGGCGGAAGTCAGGTGGCCGGGAGGAACGTGGTCCCGGGCATATGGCGTCCGGAACCTGGAGTCGAAGGAAGCGACGACGCCGGACGACCAGGTGTTCATCGCGAGTATCACCAAGTCAATGACAGCCGTCTCGGTCATGAAGCTGGTGGAAGACGGCCTCATCGGTCTGGACGATCCGGTGAACGGCATCCTGGACAGCTTCACCAATGTCCTCAAACCACCCGGCCCCATCACCGTCCGGCAGCTTCTGGGACACACCTCGGGCATGCGCACCTTCCGGGACGCCACCGAGAAAACCGACGCCGACGTCCCGAGTGTTATTGCAGAAGACATCACTACACAACGGGCCCTGGAACTTACGGCGCAACTGCCGTGGGAGGCTCGGGACGTAGGCTCTTTCCGCTATTCCGATTCCGGTTATATGGCCTTGGGGCAGCTCGTGGAGAAGTTGCGGGGCCGCCCGTTTACCGAGGTGCTGCGCGAGGACGTTATTGATCCGCTGAAACTGGAGGATACAGCCCTAGATCAGGCTGCAGCTGCTGAACCCGGAGTGATCCGGGGCTACATCACCTACGGCGGAGAACGCCTTGATGTCACTGAATCACCGGGTGTTCTAGGATCGCCTGCTTACGGAGCAATTTCCACCATGTCCGATATCAACGACTTCTACGCAGCATTGTTTCGCGGGGACCTGTTGTCCAAAGACTCACTCCGGGAAATGACCAAGACCGAGGCCTTCCCGCTGTACGGTCTCGGGCTCTGGAAGTGGAACCAGGACTGCGACGATAAGCACCGGTTCGGCGGTACTGGCGGGTTCTGGACCTACCGCACCGCGTCAGTCGCGAGCACCGATGGCCAGTACCAGGCCACGATGACCCTGATACCACCTCCGATGCCCGCACCCGTTGAGGATCCGAGAACGGATGACAAGTTCAACCTATGGGATGACCAAATGGTCTCTGCCCTCCAAGAGACCCTGGACCGGCTCTGCCCATAA